Proteins encoded by one window of Cellvibrio sp. KY-GH-1:
- the fur gene encoding ferric iron uptake transcriptional regulator produces MADGNHELRKAGLKVTLPRVKILQMLESSEQHHMSAEDVYKALMEQGDDVGLATVYRVLTQFETAGLVVRHNFDGGHSVFEVARGEHHDHMVDIDAGTIIEFHNDEIEALQKRIAAEYGYELTDHSLVLYVRKKR; encoded by the coding sequence ATGGCTGACGGTAACCACGAGCTGCGCAAGGCTGGCCTTAAAGTCACTTTGCCGCGAGTTAAGATTTTGCAAATGTTGGAGTCCTCTGAACAGCATCACATGAGCGCGGAAGATGTATACAAAGCGCTGATGGAGCAGGGTGATGACGTTGGTCTGGCAACTGTGTACCGGGTGTTAACCCAGTTTGAAACAGCTGGTTTGGTGGTTCGTCACAACTTCGACGGCGGTCATTCAGTGTTTGAAGTAGCGCGTGGCGAGCATCACGATCACATGGTCGATATAGATGCTGGCACTATCATTGAGTTCCATAATGATGAGATTGAAGCACTGCAAAAACGTATTGCCGCTGAATACGGCTACGAATTAACGGATCACAGTCTAGTGCTTTACGTGCGCAAAAAGCGCTAA
- a CDS encoding outer membrane protein assembly factor BamE yields the protein MKLASRIFLALIVTTSLSACSSFRFPGVYKVGIQQGHIITEEMASQLKLGMSKRQVRFVLGNSLVPDTFNDDRWDYPYSVRRGSQGEITQYLYTVYFENDKLVKTEGDYLPGKAPLSGEKSEKYLDDMNRDVPVPTEESSAPPPTAPEPEKKY from the coding sequence ATGAAATTAGCCAGCCGCATTTTTCTGGCCCTGATTGTCACAACCAGTCTAAGCGCTTGCTCCAGCTTCCGCTTTCCCGGTGTTTATAAAGTAGGTATCCAACAGGGGCATATCATTACTGAAGAGATGGCTTCCCAGTTAAAACTGGGTATGTCAAAACGTCAGGTGCGCTTTGTGCTCGGCAACAGCCTGGTACCAGATACCTTTAATGATGACCGCTGGGACTACCCCTACAGCGTACGCCGCGGCTCTCAGGGCGAGATTACCCAATATCTCTACACCGTTTACTTTGAAAATGACAAGCTTGTGAAAACCGAAGGTGATTACCTGCCTGGCAAGGCACCACTGAGCGGGGAGAAGTCCGAAAAATACCTGGATGATATGAACCGTGATGTGCCGGTTCCTACCGAAGAGAGTAGCGCTCCGCCACCCACAGCACCAGAGCCGGAAAAGAAATATTAA
- a CDS encoding HD-GYP domain-containing protein, which produces MFICEFCGSWMEHPFWKTRFLLEDEKDLRAILASGIKELWIDVSQGLDACDETAGKTEAEVASEAEALLLEAEKPGNLERASLDEEIKTAARLCNRAKEAVIEMFSDVRMGKAIQVEKAHELVDEISKSVLRQPHALISLARLKSADEYTYLHSVAVCALMIALARQLNLDEETVRNAGMAGLLHDIGKVGIPLKVLNKPGKLTDEEFAIVKSHPELGAKILIENYQVPAMALDVCLHHHEKVDGTGYPFGLKGDTISLFAKMGAVCDVYDAITSNRPYKKGWSPADSIRKMAEWSKGHFDEAVFQAFVKTVGIYPTGSLVRLESGRLAVVIEQNDASLLMPKVKIFFSAKTKMPIIQEVLDLAVLQGKEKIIGRESPDDWGFKNLDLLWSGTG; this is translated from the coding sequence ATGTTCATATGCGAATTCTGTGGCTCGTGGATGGAACATCCCTTTTGGAAAACTCGCTTTCTTTTGGAAGATGAAAAAGACCTGCGCGCTATTCTCGCCAGCGGTATTAAAGAGCTCTGGATAGATGTCAGCCAAGGGCTTGATGCCTGTGATGAAACCGCCGGTAAAACAGAAGCGGAAGTCGCCTCGGAAGCAGAAGCTTTGCTATTGGAAGCCGAAAAGCCGGGCAATCTGGAACGCGCGTCACTGGATGAAGAGATAAAAACAGCGGCGCGCTTGTGCAATCGTGCCAAAGAAGCCGTGATTGAAATGTTCAGTGATGTCCGCATGGGCAAAGCGATTCAAGTAGAAAAGGCGCACGAGCTGGTTGATGAAATATCCAAATCTGTGCTGCGCCAACCTCACGCCCTGATCAGTCTGGCCCGATTAAAATCTGCCGATGAATATACCTACCTGCACTCAGTAGCCGTTTGTGCACTGATGATCGCCTTGGCACGCCAACTAAACCTCGATGAAGAAACCGTACGCAATGCCGGCATGGCCGGATTGCTCCACGATATCGGCAAGGTGGGCATCCCATTGAAAGTACTGAATAAGCCGGGCAAGTTAACGGATGAGGAATTTGCGATAGTGAAATCCCACCCGGAACTGGGTGCCAAGATTTTAATTGAAAATTACCAGGTGCCGGCAATGGCGCTGGATGTTTGCCTACACCACCATGAAAAAGTCGATGGCACCGGTTATCCATTTGGATTAAAAGGCGACACCATCAGCCTGTTTGCCAAGATGGGCGCGGTGTGCGATGTCTATGATGCAATTACCTCCAACCGTCCATACAAAAAAGGGTGGTCTCCCGCTGACTCAATTCGCAAGATGGCGGAGTGGAGCAAGGGGCATTTTGATGAAGCAGTATTCCAGGCATTTGTGAAAACCGTGGGTATTTATCCCACAGGCTCGCTGGTTCGGTTGGAAAGCGGGCGCTTGGCGGTAGTGATCGAACAAAATGACGCTTCGCTGCTGATGCCCAAAGTAAAAATATTTTTCTCTGCCAAAACCAAAATGCCAATCATTCAGGAAGTCCTAGATCTTGCTGTACTG
- the recN gene encoding DNA repair protein RecN — translation MLTHLNIQNFTLVDHLDLDLKPGMTVITGETGAGKSILLDALGQTLGDRADGERVRTGASRADICATFDTRKIPAAAEWLLGNDLQQADHPHECLLRRVVASDGKSKAYVNGQSVTLQQLRTLGEMLIDIHSQHEHQSLLVKDTHRRLVDEFAGQTELAKQVRQAWREWQSRLEHFLHLRDNAAEVNARFQLLSYQVEELEQLGLQQGEQAKLEAEQRSLANAEEILRGSQQLAAFCGDEEQGLGVNLHRALHILRGLPEKSAALKTAEELLTSAQIQVEEAQHEIEQHIDSFTLDPQRLQHVEERLSAIYDLARKHRIQAEELPDLVNKLSGELEQLQGGDAKLDQLAQQVTQTEKTYRQLADQLSAKRTKAGNGLAKQVNEQLKLLAMENAKFSVSLIPLGDKPGANGLEEVEFLISTNPGQAPRPLGKIASGGELSRISLAIQVVTAQTSAIPTLVFDEVDVGIGGATGDVVGQLLRQLGERGQVICVTHLAQVASKGHQHLQVVKTANKKSAESTLVELDGASKVEEVARMLGGLKVTEQSLAHAREMLAL, via the coding sequence ATGCTCACTCACCTGAATATCCAAAATTTCACCCTGGTTGATCATCTCGACCTGGATTTAAAACCCGGTATGACTGTGATAACCGGAGAGACAGGTGCGGGGAAATCCATTTTGCTAGATGCCCTCGGACAGACGCTCGGGGACCGCGCTGATGGCGAGCGGGTGCGTACCGGTGCCAGCCGCGCCGACATCTGTGCCACCTTTGACACACGTAAGATACCGGCCGCTGCCGAATGGTTGCTCGGTAACGACCTGCAGCAGGCAGATCACCCGCACGAATGCCTGCTGCGCAGAGTGGTAGCCAGCGACGGCAAATCCAAAGCTTATGTCAACGGCCAATCAGTCACCCTTCAACAGCTGCGAACCCTGGGCGAAATGTTGATAGATATTCACAGCCAACATGAGCACCAATCCCTGCTGGTCAAAGATACTCATCGCCGCCTGGTAGATGAATTTGCCGGTCAAACTGAATTGGCTAAACAGGTGCGCCAGGCATGGCGCGAGTGGCAGAGCCGGTTGGAACATTTTCTCCACCTGCGCGATAACGCGGCCGAGGTCAATGCCCGTTTCCAGTTGTTGAGCTATCAGGTAGAAGAATTAGAGCAGCTTGGTTTACAACAGGGCGAGCAGGCCAAATTGGAAGCCGAGCAACGCAGCTTGGCCAATGCGGAGGAAATATTGCGTGGCAGCCAACAACTGGCAGCCTTTTGTGGTGATGAAGAGCAAGGTTTGGGGGTCAATCTGCACCGTGCGCTGCATATCTTGCGCGGCCTGCCGGAGAAATCGGCCGCGTTGAAAACCGCTGAAGAGCTGCTCACTAGCGCGCAGATCCAGGTAGAAGAGGCCCAACATGAAATCGAACAGCACATCGATAGCTTTACCCTCGACCCGCAGCGCTTGCAACATGTAGAAGAACGCCTGTCGGCCATTTACGACCTCGCGCGCAAACACCGTATTCAGGCGGAGGAATTACCGGACTTGGTCAATAAACTCAGTGGTGAGCTGGAGCAGTTGCAAGGCGGGGATGCCAAACTCGACCAACTCGCGCAGCAAGTCACCCAGACGGAGAAAACCTATCGCCAACTCGCCGACCAACTTTCCGCCAAGCGCACCAAGGCGGGCAACGGCCTGGCAAAGCAAGTGAACGAACAGCTCAAGTTACTGGCCATGGAAAACGCCAAGTTCAGCGTCAGCCTTATCCCACTGGGTGACAAGCCCGGCGCCAACGGTCTGGAAGAAGTGGAGTTTCTCATCAGCACCAACCCCGGCCAAGCCCCTCGCCCTCTGGGGAAAATCGCTTCGGGCGGCGAGTTGTCACGCATCAGCCTTGCCATCCAGGTAGTTACAGCACAAACCTCGGCCATTCCCACGCTGGTCTTTGACGAAGTCGATGTGGGAATAGGCGGTGCCACTGGCGATGTGGTTGGTCAGTTGTTAAGACAGTTAGGCGAGCGCGGTCAGGTAATTTGCGTGACCCATCTGGCGCAAGTGGCGAGCAAGGGGCATCAACACTTGCAGGTGGTTAAAACTGCCAATAAGAAATCGGCTGAGTCAACACTGGTTGAGCTGGATGGCGCATCCAAAGTGGAAGAAGTCGCACGTATGCTGGGCGGGCTAAAGGTAACCGAACAATCACTGGCTCATGCCCGGGAAATGTTGGCGCTTTAA
- a CDS encoding diguanylate cyclase, translated as MDKNADIAAKLQALRDDYAQRLPTELAQLRILVNDLIDPELRTPALTQLNHRLHKLAGSAGSFGFTDLGKQAKKLELQAQEWLANDHLDMGILRVFSVAVSALGGDLQAERNNKAVPLISHTSVQKTNTLIYVLEDDLDIAEEVCMTLRHFGHQVEHFATIAAAETEVVRRAPDFMICDIMFIEEGREAPEAVMILQQHLPAPIPVIFVSTRTDFDAYHAAVKAGAVGYFVKPLDIIRLVDCFEHYLDRNRSAPHRVLIIDDDLALAEHYKLVLNAAGIHVQISNNPQVIFELLQDFHPDLILLDINMPGCNGIELAQVIRLNQDWLRVPITYLSSEQDVEKRALALARAGDDFLSKPLNDRELVSAVTTRAARSRQLSEALDRDSLTGLLKHSRIKEQVDIELSRTVRGGGDLSVVMLDLDHFKQINDTYGHPAGDKVIKAIAHLLRQRLRKTDAVGRYGGEEFVAVLPRCGRDEAVMLMEDVRRRFREISFSAGERTFNVTLSAGIAAYRPDMERADQLLQEADAALYRAKSEGRNKLCTNS; from the coding sequence ATGGACAAAAATGCTGACATAGCAGCTAAACTCCAGGCATTACGCGACGACTATGCCCAGCGCTTGCCCACTGAATTGGCGCAGCTGCGTATTCTGGTTAATGACCTTATCGATCCCGAGTTGCGCACTCCTGCGCTCACCCAGCTTAACCACCGCTTGCATAAACTGGCGGGTTCTGCCGGTAGTTTTGGTTTTACCGATTTGGGTAAACAGGCAAAAAAACTGGAGCTGCAAGCCCAGGAGTGGTTGGCGAACGATCACCTGGATATGGGGATCTTGCGCGTGTTTTCAGTCGCTGTTTCTGCCCTGGGTGGTGATTTGCAAGCTGAGCGCAATAACAAAGCTGTGCCTTTGATTAGTCACACCTCAGTGCAAAAAACTAACACCCTGATTTATGTGCTGGAAGATGACCTGGATATTGCCGAAGAGGTCTGCATGACCTTGCGCCACTTTGGTCATCAGGTCGAGCACTTTGCAACTATCGCCGCGGCCGAGACAGAAGTAGTGCGTCGTGCGCCGGATTTTATGATTTGCGACATAATGTTTATCGAAGAGGGGCGCGAGGCACCGGAAGCGGTGATGATCTTGCAGCAGCATTTACCTGCTCCTATCCCGGTTATTTTTGTTTCGACTCGCACGGATTTTGACGCCTATCACGCCGCGGTTAAGGCCGGAGCAGTGGGGTATTTTGTTAAACCCTTAGATATTATTCGCCTGGTCGATTGTTTTGAGCATTATCTGGATCGCAATCGCAGTGCGCCTCATCGGGTGTTAATCATCGATGATGATCTGGCGCTCGCCGAGCACTACAAACTGGTGCTCAATGCGGCGGGGATTCACGTGCAAATCAGTAATAACCCCCAGGTTATTTTCGAGTTACTGCAGGATTTCCACCCGGACCTGATACTGCTGGATATTAATATGCCTGGTTGTAACGGCATAGAACTGGCGCAGGTAATTCGCCTGAATCAGGATTGGTTGCGGGTTCCTATTACCTACCTTTCATCCGAGCAAGATGTCGAAAAGCGCGCGCTGGCGCTGGCTAGGGCGGGCGACGACTTCCTCAGCAAGCCTCTGAATGATCGCGAGCTGGTTTCTGCCGTTACCACCCGTGCGGCACGCAGCCGGCAGCTCAGCGAGGCGTTGGATCGCGATAGTTTGACGGGTTTGCTTAAACATTCGCGTATCAAAGAGCAGGTAGATATTGAACTCAGTCGCACGGTGCGCGGTGGTGGGGACTTGAGTGTGGTGATGCTGGATTTGGATCACTTCAAACAAATTAATGATACCTATGGCCATCCGGCGGGCGACAAGGTAATTAAAGCCATCGCGCATTTGCTGCGCCAGCGATTGCGCAAAACGGATGCTGTAGGGCGCTATGGGGGTGAAGAGTTTGTCGCGGTATTGCCTCGCTGCGGAAGGGATGAGGCGGTAATGCTGATGGAAGATGTGCGTAGGCGATTTCGTGAGATCAGCTTCAGCGCAGGAGAGCGCACGTTTAATGTCACCCTGAGCGCTGGTATTGCTGCGTATCGCCCGGACATGGAGCGGGCAGATCAACTCCTGCAGGAAGCGGATGCCGCGCTCTATCGTGCCAAATCAGAAGGGCGAAATAAGCTATGCACCAATAGCTAG